The Oncorhynchus masou masou isolate Uvic2021 chromosome 13, UVic_Omas_1.1, whole genome shotgun sequence genomic interval TTAACTCTTGATTATCTTCATCAAATCTAAAGGCCTATTCTATTTCCCGTTATTGATCACTTCCTCATTCTAGGAGTTGTTTGTTTATGGATTAAATGTTTTCTAATTTTGTCCTCTTTTACCTCAGAAATCCACAGGCAGTGGCTGGCAGCCTCTCTGTGTGGGAGATGTCCCAGTGGAGATCGTCACAGACAAAGGCTGGTTCATGAGCACCGCCAGAACTGATGCCATGGTCTGGTTGGCCGACGAAAGGACTACTCTAGCAGGCAAGGGAGAgcaggaagaaggagaggacagaaggaCGAGTCTGGGCAGTGGGGATTGCACTAAATCACACATTTCTGGGAATGGAAACGGAAAGAGCCCGGAAAAGCAAGAAGACAGTGGCTGTGGAAGCCTGGGAGCACCAGAGAGTGCCATCAGCAGCAGGAGTGGAACTGGAGAGCCCCCCCTGCTGGATAGGAGGATTAACATAAACATCAGCCTGAAAGAGGACAGTGGGGTGGGGCTGGGCTGCCAGTTAGGGTGTGCTGGGAGTCTACAGGGGGACGACTGTGGAATCTTGCCTGGGATGGTAATGGTCACAGGGGATGGCTACCGGAGCCAGAGTCCCTCTTCGGTGGACTCTCATTTTACTGAGACAGAGCAGAGTTTTCAACAAATCTCATGTGAAACAATTATGGCTGATCCTGTTGTGGGATACAGGTCAGGTCACATGGCATGTGTTTGTTTAGGGGCAAGCCAATGTGTTTGGTGCCAGACAAGAAGACACTGTGAGGAGAGTGTCGGTGGACAGTCTGTAGTCCTGTTTAGTTTGACAGAGGAGCAACTAAACCGCAGCAGTCTCACAGGAGACATGTGTGAGATGGAATCTCCATGCTCCAGCTATAAAACGAACAATCTCCACATAGAAACGGTGGTGAACTTGGAGGACTCAGTAACCTTTTCCCACCTGCCTACATGCATCGGTGAATCCTTTCCACTCCTGACGGCTTTATCAGAGTTGCCCCCGGCGGAGGGAGGACTGAACTGCAGCGTGAACACTATGCTTCCTTCTCTGGGTGATTTGGAAGTGACATTTGGTTGACATGGTCCACATATGGAGGACACTGTGTGACACACAGAAGAGTTGGTTTAGCAATACAGATTGTGGGGAGTCATGCAATATGTCTACAAGCCCTTTGTATGCCATTTCAAGTAAACAGTCCTTTTCCTAACTGAAAAAAGAAAATCAGCAACCATAATTCTAATTGTAGCTATTTAAATATTTTTTGGAGCCTTTTTTGTTACCTTTTGTGAATAAATTACCATGTTTCTTCACTTTAGTTAACTCTGAGGAGTCACTTAAAGCAGTCACTGACATTGTCAACTATTATTGACAAAGTTCTGTGCGGCAGAAAGAACTTTGGTTGAGCTTATTTTCAAAACAGCACACAGCTGTTGGCTGCTGGCTGCCGCTATTTGGTGGGTCTTTAGAGATTTGAGCAGGAGATGGGAaaccccccttctgacacccctTCACCCATTTCAACTGACAAGAAGCATTTCACCAGAAGTGAAACAAGTGtgggaggaaaaaggagggaaaCGGTTTTGTCTCGGCAGATGGGGCGACAGGGTGGATTATAACAACATTGCAAAGGTCATCATCATAAAGGATTCTACAAGCTCTCTGTGAAAACAAGTTTTATAAGTTAAAATGTTGAGATATTTATCAACGTtggtcagactcatctggtgaGTTTTCCACAGAAAGTGCTCACATTTGACCACATAACCCCCACTATAGATAGCTACAGCGTAGAAAAGGGGAGCCAAAACTGCGTGCACCGCAACCCGAGAGATCATTTGATCAATTTACAAAGAAAACAACCATATCTCTTTCTATTGTGTGGTTTATAGGTCAATTATTACTAATAACTGCAGCTACTGAAAGTCAAACAGAATGTCGTTTGGATCTAGTCCGCTGACGATAGCTGTGAAAATGTTTTAACTGTGACTGGGTTTTCCTATATTTACTGGCCTTTGGACTTCCCAATCCTGTGTTCATTACACGTTCTACATATTTACACAAATAATGTATTTATGAACTGTGTTCATCTGAAGTCACattgtattttgttttgtgttcttTTTCTGAGTAAGGATCTGATAGTTTCTGTTTATTCATCTCAGTATGTAAAGAGCATACAGACAGTGGTTGAATGGGGGTAAacagatacacagtatgtgaatGCGGttaaacagacatacagtatgtgaatggggttaaacagacatacagtatgtgaatggggttaaacagacatacagtatgtgaatggggttaaacagacatacagtatgtgaatggggTTAAACAGACATACATTATGTGAATGAGGttaaacagacatacagtatgtgaatggggttaaacagacatacagtatgtgaatggggttaaacagacatacagtatgtgaatggggttaaacagacatacagtatgtgaatggggttaaacagacatacagtatgtgaatggggttaaacagacatacagtatgtgaatggggttaaacagacatacagtatgtgaatggggttaaacagacatacagtatgtgaatggggttaaacagacatacagtatgtgaatggggttaaacagacatacagtatgcgAATGGGGttaaacagacatacagtatgtgaatggggttaaacagacatacagtatgcgAATGGGGttaaacagacatacagtatgtacgcTATGTGAAGTAGCACTCAATATCTGTATAATATACAGCGGAGCGAAAGTATGAGTCAGTCAAAATGATGAAAAAGGACAGAGTGGGACGGTAGATGAAACCTCCTCCAGCATGACATGGCATATCACAGAGATACAGCAGGAATTCCACACATGCAAAAATAATGATACTGGGGAAATTCTGAATTCGATGAGCGGTTTTCCAAATTAGATTCTCAACTAGAT includes:
- the LOC135552596 gene encoding uncharacterized protein LOC135552596 — encoded protein: MDWTLWISILALLSTSDYVSGKDLLKPVNLTVDIWDGEVTLLWDSPEGAPPLAQYQVQMARYVNSNWTNVTSCDRTQLTYCDLSYLIGDFFMVYKVRVRLVTENSISAWSRGKKFNPRESKLQHPSSTLLATSSSVTVRVHRKPLLKKIFPFGLTYTIYLQGRGPDNKTVVIQLKDEDDEDTAEVRFTSLHWGQEYCVCLKVAGNGGQFTSEVSPEQCLLLPEQEWYILAVVSFSTLSVMGVLVMLALCCFLRRPEKMPVALKSTGSGWQPLCVGDVPVEIVTDKGWFMSTARTDAMVWLADERTTLAGKGEQEEGEDRRTSLGSGDCTKSHISGNGNGKSPEKQEDSGCGSLGAPESAISSRSGTGEPPLLDRRININISLKEDSGVGLGCQLGCAGSLQGDDCGILPGMVMVTGDGYRSQSPSSVDSHFTETEQSFQQISCETIMADPVVGYRSGHMACVCLGASQCVWCQTRRHCEESVGGQSVVLFSLTEEQLNRSSLTGDMCEMESPCSSYKTNNLHIETVVNLEDSVTFSHLPTCIGESFPLLTALSELPPAEGGLNCSVNTMLPSLGDLEVTFG